One stretch of Thermoproteales archaeon DNA includes these proteins:
- a CDS encoding ATP-binding protein — protein MVKIIKVDGSSEEFDKNKIIQSCIKAGATEEAAREIADEVEKKVKEGTRTTQIRRMVLKRLRAKNPEWADNWEFYDRIVKGRVTYEDGKFVVIEKGNLYLGREVRDMGKKGLSSVEEVEGILRELEEDLEAGIPRKTIHNRTYVLFMAVLKTRKMTPEDKLKSIELINKFRQKHGWKPFELKKPIS, from the coding sequence ATGGTTAAAATAATAAAAGTCGACGGTTCATCGGAAGAATTTGATAAAAATAAAATTATTCAAAGCTGTATTAAAGCGGGCGCAACTGAGGAAGCCGCCCGTGAAATAGCTGATGAGGTAGAGAAAAAGGTTAAAGAAGGTACGAGGACAACCCAGATCCGTAGAATGGTTCTAAAACGCCTAAGAGCTAAAAACCCCGAATGGGCTGATAACTGGGAATTCTATGATCGAATAGTTAAAGGGCGAGTAACTTATGAAGATGGAAAATTCGTCGTTATTGAAAAAGGTAATTTATATCTTGGTAGAGAAGTCAGGGACATGGGCAAAAAAGGCTTGAGCAGCGTAGAAGAAGTTGAGGGTATACTGAGGGAGTTGGAGGAGGATTTAGAGGCGGGGATACCTCGAAAGACTATCCACAACAGAACCTACGTGTTGTTTATGGCAGTATTAAAAACTAGAAAAATGACACCAGAAGACAAGTTAAAATCAATAGAGCTGATAAATAAGTTCCGCCAAAAGCACGGCTGGAAACCTTTTGAGCTTAAAAAACCAATATCCTAA
- a CDS encoding MarR family transcriptional regulator gives MRYLTFSPNEWRVLSAAVESLKLSDIAEKTGLPYTTVASIINRLKNKIKITFVPDYYRMGLKPVSIFLKNFVEIKNVPPYTLAVRRLYGLKSYTLITGLVPEKYVDMYIESFPEEPITYIVASDTFYWTPKSKLTAFLPNFNVVVPKIDKNVIYKIAAEKYEKREVEKAKLDSLDVLIIVWKMNYAFKKLTDIIKEAARKYPEFYGLKRQVLSYHFERHVLPLWKLNSIRAYLDFSMVPFRIYFFEGSEAPILAKVLTQLPYFYISNVDVDRAIAFAQPPCSMYKNIYKIISMFDVEMPLGEFVMDSRNLLKRFTDLITMFRDGEWSFPIIKRVRWKH, from the coding sequence ATGCGATACCTTACTTTCTCACCGAACGAGTGGAGGGTATTAAGCGCAGCTGTAGAATCCTTAAAGCTATCCGATATAGCTGAGAAAACTGGGCTACCCTATACTACAGTCGCCAGTATAATTAATCGCCTAAAAAACAAGATAAAAATTACTTTTGTTCCCGATTACTATAGAATGGGTTTAAAACCAGTATCAATTTTCTTGAAAAATTTTGTAGAAATAAAAAATGTGCCTCCTTATACATTGGCAGTTAGGAGGTTATATGGATTAAAATCCTATACTTTGATTACAGGGCTTGTTCCAGAAAAGTACGTAGACATGTATATAGAATCTTTTCCTGAAGAACCCATTACATATATAGTTGCCAGCGATACCTTCTACTGGACTCCTAAATCTAAGCTTACGGCTTTTCTGCCGAATTTTAACGTGGTAGTTCCTAAAATAGACAAAAATGTTATTTATAAAATCGCCGCAGAGAAGTATGAAAAACGGGAGGTAGAAAAAGCTAAACTTGATTCTCTCGATGTTTTAATAATAGTTTGGAAAATGAATTATGCTTTCAAAAAATTGACAGATATAATTAAAGAGGCTGCTAGGAAATATCCCGAGTTTTACGGGTTAAAACGTCAGGTTTTAAGCTATCACTTTGAAAGACATGTCTTACCCTTGTGGAAGTTAAACAGCATCAGAGCTTACTTAGATTTTTCGATGGTGCCGTTTAGAATATACTTTTTCGAAGGATCTGAGGCGCCTATTTTAGCTAAAGTGCTTACTCAACTACCCTATTTCTACATATCAAACGTTGATGTGGATAGGGCTATAGCCTTTGCCCAGCCTCCATGTAGCATGTATAAAAACATTTATAAGATAATTTCAATGTTTGATGTTGAAATGCCACTAGGAGAATTTGTGATGGATTCGCGTAACTTGTTAAAGAGATTTACCGATTTAATTACTATGTTTAGGGATGGAGAATGGAGTTTCCCAATCATAAAACGCGTGAGGTGGAAGCATTGA